The Candidatus Methylomirabilis sp. genome contains a region encoding:
- a CDS encoding TylF/MycF/NovP-related O-methyltransferase: MSFLAKAAAGIRYVLAVLLSGDEKSRYVLAEALARQVYPRYKFSEFGRLIEYDEDFIKFYETYCGTDNYHSLDRKYTLNQLMKVCALLEGDTAECGVYQGASSYLICRHIAGLGKSHHLFDSFSGLSKPGPKDGNHWTQGDMACDEAVVRENLKEYDFVVYHRGWIPDKFHEASSKRFCFVHIDVDLYQPTYDSLAFFYERTSPGGIILCDDYGFITCPGAKSAMDSFFLNEPEHIVCLPTGQGFVIKK, encoded by the coding sequence ATGAGCTTTTTGGCAAAAGCCGCTGCTGGCATCAGGTATGTCCTCGCCGTTCTGCTCAGCGGAGATGAGAAGTCCCGGTACGTTCTTGCTGAGGCGCTGGCTCGGCAGGTCTATCCGCGGTACAAGTTCAGTGAGTTTGGCAGGCTGATTGAATACGACGAAGACTTTATAAAATTTTATGAGACCTACTGCGGAACGGATAACTATCACTCCCTTGATCGTAAGTACACACTCAATCAGCTCATGAAAGTGTGTGCTTTACTTGAAGGCGATACGGCGGAATGTGGTGTGTACCAGGGCGCTTCTTCGTACTTGATTTGTCGTCACATTGCCGGGCTGGGCAAATCCCACCATCTCTTTGATTCTTTCAGCGGCCTTTCCAAGCCCGGACCTAAAGACGGCAATCACTGGACGCAGGGTGACATGGCCTGCGACGAGGCCGTAGTTCGTGAGAATTTGAAAGAGTACGACTTCGTCGTCTATCACAGGGGATGGATACCGGATAAATTTCATGAGGCGTCAAGTAAGCGTTTTTGCTTCGTTCATATTGACGTTGACCTCTATCAGCCAACGTATGACTCGCTAGCCTTTTTCTATGAGAGGACTAGCCCAGGAGGAATTATTTTGTGTGATGACTACGGGTTCATTACGTGTCCGGGCGCGAAATCGGCAATGGATTCGTTTTTCTTGAATGAGCCTGAACACATTGTATGCCTTCCCACCGGACAAGGCTTTGTGATCAAGAAGTAG
- a CDS encoding glycosyltransferase family 4 protein produces MRICLVSVVTYGHGIKGGMEIHGRILTRELAARGHDVTVISSRHPSGQESERLEGVEIHYLQDTAFASQKRTWASACDRRFRELHQKHPFDILCCQHMVVPTTLIDFARQRDVPVVVITEGLAGWVLLSEIRQAISHRKGYGQLGRRLGAFLYYYLGWELPVARRCDALIAVSNEVARSIPRWCGVSPRKVYTVYNGVDIQAFAPDSETREAVRRQYQVAPEDRLIVFLSHVTRQKGLHVLIHCLPDVLVRQGRVKLLVAGEGDYVEGAKRLADSLGLGSHVIFAGHVPHERSASYLNAADLFVLPTLRQEGMPFALLEAMACQKPVVASRIGGIPSVVEDGVNGLLMVPGNHVALKHAILRLLDDQGLADRLSHQARETVTRGYSIDTMVEGTLKVFEEAIEGKRVVGLRS; encoded by the coding sequence ATGAGGATCTGCCTGGTCTCGGTTGTCACATATGGACACGGCATCAAGGGCGGAATGGAGATCCATGGGCGAATTCTCACGCGAGAGCTTGCAGCCCGCGGACACGACGTGACCGTCATCTCTTCACGGCATCCGTCAGGACAGGAGAGCGAGCGCCTGGAGGGGGTCGAAATCCACTACCTCCAGGACACGGCCTTTGCTTCGCAGAAAAGGACGTGGGCATCCGCGTGCGACCGGCGTTTTCGAGAATTGCATCAAAAACATCCCTTCGACATCCTGTGCTGCCAGCACATGGTCGTACCGACCACGCTGATAGACTTCGCGCGACAACGCGACGTCCCGGTCGTCGTCATTACCGAGGGGCTTGCCGGCTGGGTCCTGCTGTCGGAGATTCGCCAGGCGATAAGTCATCGTAAAGGGTATGGTCAGTTGGGGCGGCGGCTCGGGGCGTTTCTGTATTACTACCTCGGCTGGGAATTGCCAGTAGCCAGACGATGCGACGCGCTCATTGCGGTCAGCAACGAGGTCGCGCGCTCTATCCCAAGGTGGTGCGGAGTCAGCCCCCGCAAGGTCTACACCGTGTATAATGGAGTGGATATCCAGGCGTTCGCCCCCGATTCAGAAACGCGTGAGGCCGTTCGCCGCCAATACCAGGTTGCTCCGGAAGATCGCCTAATTGTGTTTCTCAGTCATGTGACCAGGCAAAAGGGACTACACGTTTTAATCCACTGCCTGCCAGATGTGCTGGTCAGACAGGGACGGGTCAAACTGCTAGTGGCCGGAGAGGGTGATTATGTGGAGGGTGCCAAGCGTCTAGCGGACTCCTTGGGGTTGGGGAGTCATGTGATCTTCGCCGGGCACGTTCCCCATGAACGGTCGGCAAGCTACCTGAACGCCGCTGATCTCTTCGTCTTGCCCACCCTGCGGCAGGAAGGGATGCCCTTCGCGTTGCTCGAGGCCATGGCGTGCCAAAAGCCGGTAGTTGCTTCTCGGATCGGGGGCATTCCTTCCGTCGTGGAAGATGGCGTCAACGGACTTCTCATGGTCCCCGGGAATCATGTTGCTCTGAAGCACGCCATTCTGCGCCTGCTTGACGATCAGGGCCTGGCCGACCGGCTCTCCCATCAGGCCCGCGAAACGGTCACCCGAGGTTACTCGATCGACACCATGGTCGAGGGGACGCTGAAGGTGTTCGAAGAGGCGATTGAGGGGAAGCGGGTGGTCGGTCTACGATCATGA
- a CDS encoding FkbM family methyltransferase, protein MGAYSFSYAMFRIVQNVGLIFRNEPSRSRLPMLLTYCRLVFKYRLGIALLKLPIRQEIIFGFTVKFFDYSVFLFLFEEIFICKQYDFKATSYRPVILDCGSNIGMSLLYFKRVYPDCVLVAFEADRKTFELLKENVQGNKLRDVILVNRAVLDRTGPVEFYSDPGLPGSLAMSANPERGLKARTMIEAITLSEYLHSEIDFLKMDIEGAEGRVLRELADRNKLKLVKEMVFEYHHHERPAEDALSGVLAILEQNGFGYEICDMIPPPFQRGRFRGMLIYAYQK, encoded by the coding sequence ATGGGCGCCTATTCGTTCTCCTATGCCATGTTTCGGATTGTCCAGAATGTGGGGCTCATCTTCCGAAACGAGCCGTCGCGGAGCCGGCTTCCCATGCTTCTGACGTATTGCCGGCTCGTCTTCAAGTACCGGTTGGGGATCGCTCTTCTCAAACTGCCGATCAGGCAGGAAATCATCTTCGGCTTTACCGTCAAGTTCTTCGACTACTCGGTATTCCTCTTCCTATTCGAGGAGATCTTTATCTGCAAGCAATACGATTTCAAAGCGACCAGCTACAGGCCAGTGATCCTCGACTGCGGCAGCAATATCGGCATGTCGCTCCTCTATTTCAAGAGGGTGTACCCAGACTGCGTGCTTGTCGCGTTCGAGGCCGACAGGAAGACGTTCGAGCTTCTCAAGGAGAATGTCCAGGGCAACAAGTTGCGCGATGTGATCCTGGTGAATCGGGCGGTGTTGGATCGGACCGGACCAGTTGAGTTTTATTCAGATCCGGGCCTACCGGGGTCGTTGGCAATGAGCGCTAATCCGGAAAGGGGGTTGAAAGCCAGGACAATGATCGAAGCCATCACCTTATCGGAGTACCTCCACTCCGAAATCGACTTCCTCAAGATGGACATCGAGGGGGCTGAAGGGCGCGTCCTCAGAGAGCTGGCGGACCGTAACAAACTGAAGCTCGTGAAGGAGATGGTCTTTGAGTATCATCACCACGAACGACCCGCTGAGGATGCCTTGTCCGGTGTCCTAGCGATCCTGGAGCAGAACGGCTTCGGCTACGAAATTTGCGATATGATCCCCCCGCCTTTCCAGAGGGGGCGGTTTCGAGGCATGTTGATTTACGCCTACCAGAAATGA
- a CDS encoding CDP-alcohol phosphatidyltransferase family protein, whose product MNKTKHKLPTLQEIQEAHVSRWWYEQYLPLNTYIFRPIGFRLTWIAVRMGLSSEAVSWMSAVVGLAGCVLLLSGSRLTVPVGLALLVVFNLLDCVDGDIARCMRTQNPYGRFLDSVCGGVIDLGFWAVVGVMAFRHPELLLWTEPFGYGPMFWLALGGITCFLCEILSFLEHRFDELLRPYRESRSEDQAGAEQHHEEISESDPAMLQGRQSAWPLRLIVATNLRVRETHYFLLVIAYLTSAVDVLLSLYLTYYLTHSLLLLGVYCIRGRQVRQSYLAHK is encoded by the coding sequence ATGAATAAAACCAAGCATAAGCTTCCAACACTGCAAGAGATTCAGGAGGCGCATGTCTCGAGATGGTGGTACGAGCAATATCTCCCGCTGAATACCTATATCTTTCGACCGATCGGTTTCAGGTTGACCTGGATAGCGGTGCGTATGGGATTGAGTTCAGAAGCGGTATCATGGATGTCGGCGGTGGTAGGACTTGCTGGCTGTGTCCTGCTACTCAGCGGATCACGCTTAACCGTGCCAGTAGGGTTAGCTTTGCTCGTTGTCTTTAATCTCCTGGATTGTGTGGATGGCGATATTGCTCGGTGTATGAGGACCCAAAATCCGTATGGGCGGTTTCTGGATTCGGTCTGCGGGGGTGTAATCGACCTTGGGTTCTGGGCCGTGGTCGGCGTCATGGCGTTTCGCCACCCTGAGCTGCTTCTGTGGACGGAACCGTTTGGATATGGGCCAATGTTCTGGCTCGCACTTGGGGGAATCACATGCTTTCTGTGCGAAATCCTCAGTTTTTTGGAACATCGATTTGATGAGTTGTTGAGACCATACCGGGAAAGCAGATCGGAAGACCAGGCGGGGGCGGAGCAACATCACGAGGAGATATCCGAAAGTGATCCAGCGATGCTACAGGGTCGGCAATCGGCGTGGCCTCTCCGTCTTATCGTGGCGACCAATCTTCGAGTGCGGGAAACGCATTATTTTCTTCTCGTCATCGCCTACTTGACTAGCGCGGTCGATGTTCTGCTCAGCTTATATCTTACCTACTATTTGACGCACAGCCTGCTTCTCTTAGGCGTTTATTGCATACGGGGTCGGCAAGTGCGGCAATCGTACTTAGCGCACAAATGA
- a CDS encoding class I SAM-dependent methyltransferase produces MIELRRTYERYWAARRADAGGAAEGSGSPNEIFESVGSVLGEGKRLLDVGCGVGTLLDLVGAKFQAVHGCDLSETALREARQRGVLSVCADLNRGLLPYQDRSFECVTCLEVIEHVFDPLSLLRELRRVLKDDGQLVLTTPNIRYFRNVLTLVWHGRFPHTTMDTFVWGGGHLHYFTRTDLKLLLAEAGFTDCCFVANPEQFHRSWKRWLLAKLTGLDWFTEWICGGITVSARKK; encoded by the coding sequence ATGATAGAGCTCAGGCGGACATATGAACGGTATTGGGCGGCTCGCCGGGCCGATGCCGGGGGAGCAGCAGAGGGCAGCGGCTCCCCAAACGAGATTTTCGAGTCCGTCGGATCGGTGTTGGGCGAGGGGAAGAGGCTCCTCGACGTCGGCTGCGGGGTCGGCACACTGCTGGACCTTGTTGGAGCTAAGTTTCAAGCGGTGCACGGGTGCGACCTTTCGGAAACGGCCCTTCGGGAAGCCAGGCAGCGGGGAGTCTTGAGCGTCTGCGCCGATCTCAATCGCGGCCTGCTTCCCTATCAAGATCGTTCGTTTGAGTGCGTGACCTGCCTCGAAGTGATTGAACATGTCTTTGATCCTTTGTCATTGCTGCGTGAGCTTCGCCGCGTCCTGAAGGACGACGGTCAGTTGGTCCTGACGACGCCGAATATCCGGTATTTCCGGAACGTGCTGACGCTCGTTTGGCACGGGAGGTTCCCTCACACCACCATGGATACGTTCGTCTGGGGGGGAGGGCATTTGCATTACTTTACCCGAACAGACCTGAAGCTTCTGTTAGCGGAAGCCGGCTTCACGGACTGCTGCTTCGTTGCCAACCCTGAGCAGTTTCATCGGTCGTGGAAGCGCTGGCTACTCGCGAAGTTGACCGGCTTGGATTGGTTTACGGAATGGATTTGCGGAGGTATTACCGTATCTGCACGTAAGAAATAA
- a CDS encoding glycosyltransferase family 2 protein: protein MSDPKVSIVILHLDNREALEGCLRSCRAIRYHNHEVIVVQNGSRVPLDPGDVGCLVGRRASVVKSPFNAGYAGGNNLGIRVALAQGAEYVLLMNDDTEVDPGFLDALVQAVERLPRIGAVGPKIYYFDQPTRLWFAGGGFDPRTCQVVAPRADELDDGAETALTPTDWLTGCCLLMTRQALERAGLLDERFFLYWEDVDWCLRLRASGLQSVVEPSARIWHKISLSAGGTDSPLKAYHKTRSHLLLAHLHAPRSFPTLLEGLLRDIAWLLVKSSDRERFRKVRAYVAAVKDYARGRTGRGPEWLWQDG, encoded by the coding sequence ATGTCTGATCCGAAGGTGTCCATCGTCATCCTGCACCTGGACAACCGGGAGGCGCTGGAGGGATGTCTTCGGTCCTGCCGAGCCATCCGCTATCACAACCATGAGGTGATCGTCGTCCAGAATGGCTCGCGGGTTCCTCTCGATCCCGGTGACGTGGGCTGTCTGGTCGGAAGGAGAGCCAGTGTCGTAAAGAGCCCCTTCAACGCCGGCTATGCCGGCGGCAACAACCTCGGCATCAGGGTAGCCCTGGCTCAGGGGGCAGAATACGTGCTATTGATGAACGACGACACCGAGGTCGACCCGGGATTCCTCGATGCTCTGGTCCAAGCGGTGGAGCGCCTTCCTCGCATCGGCGCAGTGGGGCCGAAGATCTATTATTTCGATCAACCGACGCGGCTGTGGTTCGCCGGCGGCGGTTTTGATCCGCGAACCTGCCAAGTGGTTGCGCCGCGCGCTGACGAACTCGATGACGGGGCAGAGACGGCCCTGACCCCTACCGATTGGCTAACCGGCTGTTGCCTGTTGATGACGCGGCAGGCCTTGGAAAGGGCGGGCCTTCTTGATGAGCGCTTCTTTCTGTACTGGGAGGATGTCGACTGGTGCCTTCGCCTTCGGGCCTCCGGCCTGCAGAGCGTGGTTGAGCCCTCGGCGCGGATCTGGCACAAGATTTCCCTGAGCGCGGGGGGGACCGATTCGCCCCTGAAAGCCTACCATAAGACACGCAGCCACCTGCTGCTCGCTCACCTGCACGCACCCCGCTCCTTCCCGACTCTGCTGGAGGGCTTGCTACGCGACATCGCCTGGCTTCTCGTGAAGTCCTCGGATCGGGAGCGATTCAGGAAGGTCCGTGCCTATGTGGCCGCAGTGAAGGACTATGCCCGGGGACGAACGGGCCGGGGGCCGGAATGGCTTTGGCAAGATGGATGA
- a CDS encoding glycosyltransferase produces the protein MQPLIVNIHAHNPPYAFASDHDRPDVAWEKPDGTWLGLWAREWPDLLGEAILRADSGFRWEVWQPDYRADRVYSATLESGVTHRLFPATERTYYPGLRAEVGIYSEPILSSLAAIGSEPTILHLHGFRVPFYSEILAECGRQKRFPIFIVGHGMSTVPTSEMAGLHRPLTYACLLVEHWKLSRLLSHVDVISAQSEYARSELRKIFRGRTELLTMGCDFDFWVPVPTAEQKRVVRSALGIPQTRTVFLATGNFVPLKQFDKLLDVFGRLGEREDFVVLIAGHGDQANTDRLEALSRSLIGGGKAVLHPYVTGEQLRNLYWAADVYVSVSTREGASVSVMKAMACGLPVLTTPVGETSERMKRHGVGRFVPVFNYDEWQVAIKDILEKKMPKPLDREVAREAYHWPRVAKRFIIIYEDLLRGSSKAHTGSHV, from the coding sequence ATGCAACCACTCATCGTCAACATCCATGCCCATAATCCGCCCTACGCCTTTGCCTCCGATCACGACCGTCCCGATGTGGCGTGGGAGAAGCCTGATGGAACGTGGTTAGGTTTGTGGGCACGCGAATGGCCTGATCTGCTCGGAGAGGCCATCCTCAGAGCCGACTCGGGCTTTCGGTGGGAGGTGTGGCAGCCAGATTACCGAGCCGATCGGGTGTACTCTGCGACTTTGGAAAGTGGCGTGACGCATCGGCTGTTTCCTGCGACCGAGCGGACGTACTACCCAGGGCTTCGGGCTGAAGTCGGCATCTATTCAGAACCTATTCTTTCCAGCCTGGCCGCAATCGGCAGTGAACCCACGATCCTACACCTGCATGGGTTCCGGGTCCCGTTCTACAGCGAGATCCTTGCGGAGTGCGGCAGGCAGAAGCGGTTTCCAATTTTCATCGTCGGGCATGGGATGTCCACCGTACCCACCAGCGAAATGGCGGGCCTGCACAGGCCGCTGACCTACGCCTGTCTGCTGGTCGAGCACTGGAAGCTCTCGCGCCTGTTGAGCCACGTCGACGTGATCTCGGCTCAGTCCGAATACGCGCGCAGCGAGCTGCGAAAGATCTTTCGGGGCCGGACGGAGTTGCTGACGATGGGGTGTGATTTCGACTTTTGGGTGCCCGTTCCAACGGCTGAACAGAAAAGGGTCGTGCGAAGCGCCCTCGGAATCCCTCAAACGAGGACGGTGTTCCTGGCAACGGGCAACTTCGTTCCGCTGAAGCAATTCGACAAGCTGCTCGACGTGTTCGGTCGCCTGGGAGAACGCGAGGACTTTGTGGTGCTCATCGCCGGTCACGGGGATCAGGCCAACACCGACCGGCTCGAGGCCTTGAGCCGGTCCCTTATCGGAGGGGGAAAGGCGGTCCTGCACCCGTACGTGACCGGGGAGCAGTTGCGGAATCTGTACTGGGCGGCTGATGTGTACGTGTCAGTGTCCACGCGCGAGGGCGCTTCGGTGTCCGTGATGAAGGCCATGGCCTGTGGATTGCCAGTTCTGACTACCCCCGTCGGCGAGACGTCGGAGCGGATGAAGCGGCACGGGGTCGGGAGGTTCGTCCCCGTCTTCAATTATGATGAATGGCAGGTCGCAATCAAGGATATCCTCGAGAAGAAGATGCCAAAACCACTGGACCGTGAGGTCGCGCGCGAGGCCTATCACTGGCCTCGGGTGGCCAAACGGTTCATCATCATCTACGAGGATCTCTTGAGAGGATCCTCCAAGGCTCACACTGGCAGTCATGTCTGA
- a CDS encoding class I SAM-dependent methyltransferase, whose amino-acid sequence MPMLDSGERYVDEGPKNWELFYQHTGRYLFAREQVRGKVVLDAACGTGYGAAILAGAAHLVVGLDHSQEALSYCRHHHQRSHVHFLQGDCCHVGLRDGAVDVVVSFETLEHLEDMRSFLHEIRRVLKPGGILLISTPNRPLYAVYNKGRRNVYHRLELDEGEFTRLLSEFFAIEAVWGQRHFSKKDLPLVREFAEQEVPVGPDGLFRRAVRVALRTCLPEGIRSRNWPVAQVWAHKCNIGEVAPSHGVYMIAKARKPC is encoded by the coding sequence ATGCCCATGTTGGATTCAGGAGAGCGCTATGTAGATGAGGGCCCCAAAAACTGGGAACTCTTCTACCAGCACACAGGGCGGTACCTGTTTGCCAGGGAGCAGGTGAGGGGAAAAGTAGTGCTCGATGCGGCCTGCGGGACGGGGTATGGAGCCGCGATCCTTGCCGGGGCGGCGCACTTGGTCGTCGGTCTTGATCACAGCCAGGAGGCGCTCTCCTATTGCCGCCACCATCACCAACGGTCACACGTGCACTTTCTACAAGGGGATTGTTGCCATGTCGGGCTGCGTGACGGTGCCGTTGATGTGGTCGTCTCGTTTGAAACCCTTGAACACCTCGAGGACATGCGATCATTTTTGCACGAGATCAGACGGGTCTTGAAGCCCGGCGGGATCCTGTTGATTTCGACTCCCAACCGCCCCCTCTACGCGGTGTACAACAAGGGGAGACGCAATGTGTATCACCGCTTGGAATTGGACGAGGGGGAATTTACCCGCCTGCTCTCTGAGTTTTTTGCGATTGAAGCTGTCTGGGGACAGCGGCACTTTTCCAAGAAGGATCTCCCGCTAGTTCGGGAATTCGCCGAACAAGAGGTGCCTGTGGGACCCGACGGGCTCTTTCGAAGAGCCGTTCGCGTGGCACTCCGTACGTGCCTTCCGGAAGGCATCCGTTCGAGGAATTGGCCGGTTGCTCAGGTCTGGGCTCACAAATGTAACATCGGTGAAGTGGCACCATCTCATGGAGTGTACATGATTGCCAAGGCGAGGAAGCCCTGTTGA
- a CDS encoding ABC transporter ATP-binding protein, producing the protein MNSRSDRPLIVTQFGRFLFRNFPLRTSLILSAGAASNLLEGLGLALLAPMFTLAGVASVSQAGTPSRIGKLLQQVTRFFGVELTLGVVLVALLSIFLLQSVITILNERLINSTRFQFASMLRTMLFDAVLAARWEFIAKQKTGVMTNALTQDPIRAAAAFLFLAALVRACIAILIYVGLALAFSWQMTLIAVAIAGIGVWLLRSRVAKGQEYGEGTIQANAWVQETVAEMLACAKLVKGFGAIGAASDRFRRAVRELTDIQVKDSRNRTMVGALYQPLTAIFLLSGLYLALSVFKMAVPDVMVLLVVLFRLTPRVSDLQMGLHELNSLLPSLANIDRVSQLAKGFREREGGQPFLGLQQAIQMQAVWFAYENKEPVLRGVNLEIRKGEMVAIVGASGGGKTTIIDLLMGFLRPTQGEVLIDGVSLDGLSLNDWHGRIGYVPQDVHLLNDTVRANLLWGRPTATGVEIEAVAKLVHAHEFIQDLPQGYDAVIGSRGVLLSGGQRQRLALARALVRKPEFLILDEAMSALDAESEFLIQQTLDALVRHMSIVVVAHRLATIQRADRIYVLEHGRIVESGSWQALTMAQGRFNELRRLQALV; encoded by the coding sequence TTGAACTCGCGTTCGGACAGGCCACTGATCGTCACCCAGTTTGGCCGCTTCCTCTTTCGCAATTTCCCTCTGAGGACATCCCTCATTCTTTCTGCAGGCGCCGCCTCCAATCTCCTGGAAGGCCTTGGCCTAGCCTTGTTGGCCCCCATGTTTACCCTGGCTGGAGTGGCATCTGTCTCACAGGCTGGCACGCCTTCAAGGATAGGAAAGCTTCTGCAGCAAGTCACTCGATTTTTCGGTGTCGAGTTGACGCTCGGGGTGGTCTTAGTTGCCCTGTTGAGCATCTTCCTGCTCCAGAGCGTGATCACGATTCTCAATGAGCGTTTGATCAACAGTACACGGTTCCAGTTCGCCAGCATGCTCCGAACCATGCTGTTCGATGCCGTCCTCGCGGCACGGTGGGAATTCATCGCCAAACAGAAAACCGGCGTGATGACAAACGCCCTTACACAGGACCCCATCAGGGCTGCCGCTGCATTTCTGTTTCTGGCCGCGTTGGTGCGTGCATGCATTGCGATCCTCATCTATGTCGGCTTAGCCCTTGCGTTCTCGTGGCAGATGACGCTCATTGCGGTAGCCATTGCGGGAATCGGGGTATGGCTGTTGCGGTCTCGCGTCGCCAAAGGACAAGAGTACGGAGAGGGAACAATCCAGGCCAATGCATGGGTCCAGGAAACTGTTGCGGAAATGCTGGCCTGCGCGAAACTGGTGAAGGGATTCGGAGCCATCGGCGCAGCTTCCGATCGGTTCCGGAGAGCTGTGCGTGAACTGACGGATATTCAAGTCAAGGATTCCAGGAATCGTACGATGGTCGGGGCCCTGTATCAGCCACTGACCGCCATTTTTCTCTTGTCAGGTCTGTACCTGGCTCTGTCTGTCTTCAAAATGGCAGTGCCGGACGTCATGGTCTTGCTGGTTGTCCTTTTTCGGTTAACTCCCAGGGTCTCCGACCTCCAGATGGGCCTACACGAACTGAACTCGTTACTGCCCAGCTTGGCCAATATCGATCGCGTTTCGCAACTCGCGAAGGGCTTTCGTGAACGAGAAGGCGGTCAACCCTTTCTTGGATTGCAGCAGGCTATCCAAATGCAGGCGGTGTGGTTTGCGTATGAGAACAAGGAGCCGGTTCTGCGAGGGGTGAACCTTGAGATTCGCAAGGGCGAAATGGTCGCCATTGTCGGCGCATCCGGAGGCGGAAAGACAACAATTATTGACCTGCTGATGGGATTTCTTCGCCCTACTCAAGGCGAAGTACTGATCGACGGAGTGTCTCTCGACGGGCTCAGTCTGAATGACTGGCATGGTCGGATCGGCTACGTTCCGCAGGACGTGCATCTCTTGAACGATACGGTGCGGGCGAACCTACTGTGGGGAAGGCCGACAGCCACCGGCGTAGAGATCGAGGCTGTGGCCAAGCTGGTCCATGCTCATGAATTCATCCAGGATCTTCCACAGGGCTATGACGCGGTTATCGGAAGTCGTGGCGTGTTACTCTCGGGAGGCCAACGTCAGCGGTTGGCCCTGGCGAGGGCGCTGGTCAGGAAGCCCGAGTTCCTGATTCTGGACGAAGCGATGAGCGCGCTGGATGCGGAATCAGAATTTCTTATCCAGCAGACACTCGATGCACTGGTCCGGCACATGAGCATCGTGGTCGTCGCCCACCGTCTCGCAACGATCCAGAGAGCGGACCGGATCTATGTCTTGGAGCACGGCCGCATTGTTGAGTCAGGCTCCTGGCAAGCCCTGACGATGGCGCAGGGCCGCTTCAACGAATTGCGGAGGCTGCAGGCCTTGGTCTAG
- a CDS encoding O-antigen ligase family protein: protein MVGDRNSDLRTWSLVGAMLALVAAAAYVISVFQPTTALIIGLSALVILAAMINVDVALYILIFSMLLGPQVVVSEAAGTSLASRGLTLRLDDLLLVVIGLLWLARIAIYSDVGVFTKTPLNRQIAWYTFACILSTGVGMVFGRVEVLTGSLFTLKYIEYFLIYFLTANSLKNRTQVRNYTVALLVVALIVSVIGIAQIPAGGRASAPFEDTGEGIRAANAEPNSFGGYLVLMLALALSVLLTQESRRVKLTLTFLAALLLSTLGLTLSRASYLALVPLYLSLLFFSKRRTGLLIGALLTAGAFVIFAPPNILERIEYTYTAPREAEQVIIGQLHLDSSTTIRLRNWQTAFTEGLPQHPLLGSGVTGWGLVDAQYPRTLVELGVFGFTIFLWLILSTFRSAKDHYRQVKDPLLKGVTLGFLVGHIAILTHAIGANSFIIVRIMEPYWFLAAIAMMAPQLEEQPSSAQAPPAFAGIRR from the coding sequence ATGGTAGGCGATCGGAACAGCGATCTTCGGACGTGGTCTCTTGTCGGGGCTATGCTCGCCCTTGTCGCAGCCGCCGCATACGTCATCTCAGTATTCCAGCCTACCACGGCACTGATAATCGGACTGTCCGCCCTTGTCATCCTGGCTGCGATGATCAACGTCGATGTAGCCCTGTACATCCTAATCTTCTCCATGCTCCTTGGGCCGCAGGTTGTGGTTTCAGAGGCCGCCGGCACCAGTTTGGCCAGCCGTGGGCTTACGCTTCGCCTTGATGACCTGCTGCTGGTGGTCATTGGGCTGCTCTGGTTGGCCCGGATTGCGATCTACTCGGATGTGGGAGTATTCACCAAGACACCGCTGAATCGGCAAATCGCGTGGTACACCTTCGCCTGCATCCTCAGTACCGGGGTGGGGATGGTCTTCGGCCGGGTTGAGGTCTTGACCGGCTCGCTCTTTACGTTGAAATATATCGAGTACTTCCTGATCTACTTCCTGACAGCCAATAGCCTGAAGAACCGGACCCAAGTCAGGAACTATACGGTCGCCCTCCTGGTCGTCGCCTTGATAGTGAGCGTGATCGGGATCGCCCAGATTCCCGCCGGGGGCCGCGCCTCGGCGCCCTTCGAAGACACCGGTGAAGGTATCAGGGCCGCCAATGCCGAGCCGAACTCTTTCGGTGGGTACCTGGTCCTCATGCTGGCTCTGGCTCTCAGTGTGTTGTTGACTCAGGAATCGAGGAGGGTGAAGCTTACGCTTACCTTCCTCGCTGCCCTCCTCCTGTCCACCCTTGGTCTTACCCTCTCCCGTGCGTCCTACCTGGCCCTGGTGCCGCTCTATTTGTCGCTCCTCTTTTTCAGCAAGCGGCGCACCGGCCTGCTGATCGGGGCTCTGCTCACTGCGGGCGCTTTCGTCATCTTCGCTCCTCCCAATATCTTGGAACGAATCGAATATACTTATACCGCACCCCGAGAGGCGGAACAGGTGATCATCGGCCAACTCCACCTTGACTCATCCACCACGATCCGGTTAAGGAACTGGCAGACCGCCTTCACAGAAGGATTACCACAACATCCGTTACTTGGTTCGGGAGTTACCGGGTGGGGTCTCGTGGATGCCCAGTACCCCAGAACCCTGGTTGAGCTTGGGGTCTTCGGATTCACAATCTTTCTCTGGCTCATATTGTCCACCTTTCGATCCGCAAAAGACCACTACCGTCAGGTGAAGGACCCGCTCTTGAAGGGGGTGACACTTGGCTTCTTGGTTGGGCACATCGCGATCCTTACCCATGCCATCGGGGCCAATAGCTTCATCATCGTCCGCATCATGGAACCGTACTGGTTTTTAGCGGCCATAGCGATGATGGCGCCGCAACTCGAGGAGCAGCCGTCATCGGCGCAGGCACCGCCTGCGTTCGCAGGTATCCGCCGATGA